In Candidatus Zixiibacteriota bacterium, the genomic stretch ATCTTGAAGTCTGGATTTCCACCGATGGCGGCGCCACTTTCCCGACCAAGCTCTGGGATGAAAACAGCTATGGTGAATTCACCACCTGGGAGTGGAACAACTCCGTGGTTGACCTGTCGGCCTATAAGGACGAAAGCAATGTCAAGATTGCCTTCCGCTATTATGGCTATGACGGGGCGCAGTTCTCGGTCGATGCCTTCGCTATCAACGAGGCTCCTCTATCCTGGTTGAGTGCGGTTCCTTCCAGCGGGACTGTCCCTGCCGGTGGAACCACGACCGTGGCGGTGAATTATAATACCGCGGATCTCGATCTCGGTGTTTACACTGCCGATCTGGTCATCACTCATACGGGCGCCAAGGGGACCGACATTGTTCCGGTGACGATCGAAGTCGGTCAGACCGGCAACAATATTATTTCCATTGAACCGGCCCCGATATATGCCTTTATGGCCTTCGGTTACGGCGGCGATGTGGATATCAATGTCTACCTCGGCGGCGAATTTGCCGGCGGCGGACATGTTGTCGATGAAATTGATGGCGGGACAATTACTCTGAATGGTGTCGTCCCGGATGCCGTGGAGCAGCTTGATGGTTACGAAGATTTCACCGGCGCAGTGATGAAAATCACGCTCAATGCGCCTGACTTCCTCGGCACCTATCCGTTGCTCTGGGATGTCGACGATTATGATTATACCGTAGCGGCCGATTTCGCGGCGGGCGGAAGCTTCACCGAAGTCGGTGTGGTTACATTGTATGGTCATAAATCGGGTGATGCCAATTTCGATAACCACATTAATATTCTCGACATGACCTACCTTATCAACTACCTGTATCGTAATGGTGACCGACCGCAACCGGTTGTTCAAACCGGCGATGCCAACGGCGACGGGGCGATCAATATTCTGGATGCTACCAGGATAATGAACTACCTGTATCGCAATGGTCCGGCACCGACCCATCCGTAAAGTAGTTGAGGTATCAATTACTGGGACAGCTCTTCCGGGCTGTCCCTTTTTTATTGACTATATTTCCTCCCGGGAAATAACACCGGCAAGATTCCGCGGCGGTTAACTCGTTTTTGTCAAATGATTGCCTTTCGGAACAGAAACCGGAATCCAAAACAGGATCGTTCATTAATGTTGTCTACGGGATGGTCACTTAATTCCATATCCGAATAATAGTAGTAGCCGCCATTATCAGGGTATTCCGTGCTTATTAATTAGCTTTGGATTCTATCCGATAAGCTGATCATATGGTTACCCGCTGTTATGATATCTGGCTGTTGATAGACGTAGATATTATGCAACGGGCAAATAAAAAAAGGATGGGCCGACGGCCCATCCCTGTATGATACAATGGGAAGTATAAATCTAAGGGCAAACCGGCTGCGGCCCGCTCTTATAAAGGTAATTTATCAAGTATGTTACATCAAGGATATTGATGGAACCGGAATTATTAACATCCCCTGAAGCCTGCGGAACAGGAGCCGGTCCCGAAAGATAGAGATAATTGATAAGATAGGTGGCATCAAGGATATTAACTCCACCGCTTTGATTGACATCACCGCAGATGAAGGCAAGTTCGGTGGCAAACGAACGAGCCGTACTCCATTCGCCCCATCCGGCCGCGTTGTGAGCCTGAACCCGCCAGTAATAAGTGGTACCCTCAAGCAGATCCGAAACCTCGTAAGTCGAAACGGACATGCTTATTTCTTTTACCGGTTCGGTAAATGAAATATTCGAATCAATCTGAAGAGCATAGTTGTCCACCCCGGATAGGTCATCCCAATCAAAGGCGATCGGCAAAGCGACCTCCTCGGCGCCATCGGCTGGATAAACCGGGGTTGGTGCCGGAGGCGGGGCCAACTGGTTTTCAACCGTTAAGGTAACCGGAACATTCTGGGTCGGCAGATCGGGATCATTACTGACAATTGTCAACTGGCCGGTGTATTCACCCTCATTAAGATCAGCAGCATCGAACGAAACCGCAATGGTGTCGGAAGCATAGGGATCGACCGAACCGGAAGCGGAACTGATATTAAGCCAGCCGGCGGCTCCGAGCGATACCGCCAGATTATCATGCATATAGGCGGCATTATAAACGACCTGCAAACCGTCATCGCCGGCATCGTTTTCGATTCCGATTGTCGCCCCGGATAAACCATCGGCATCGGAACCGGGATCCATCGTCAGGTACTGAAGCAAAAGCCTGCCATTGGGGTACAGAATGGCCTGAAACGTCAGTGATCCGGTCCCGCCGCTGGAAGTATAATTCCGAATGCTGACAAAACTGACAACAAACCGAGCCTCCGATGCATCATAATAATAGTATATATTGCCGCCCTGGCGCGGATCAAGATCGTCCCACCACATGGCAATATAATTATTGGGCGTGGCCGAGTTGGGTATTGCGACATTGGTACGGGTTCTGACTCCGGAGTCGAAAGACAAAATACCGTTGGACCCGATATAGATACTTGAATAGCTGTTTTCATAAAAGGGGAAATCGAATCCGATTACAATCGCCCCGGTCGTATCATCATCACCAAGGCCGGACACCTCGGTACCGACGGTCGATATATCGATCCATCCAAAATCCGGTCCGGCCGGATCATCGGAATCAACCCAGCTGTAACCCCAGGTGTCGGGGCCGCCCGCACTCTTATCAACTCCTCCGAAGAAGGGTTCATTACTCCCCGATTCATCTCTATCGACAGGTCGATAACCGATCGGTTCGGGATTGAGGGAAGATATCGGCAGAGTCACCGCCTTGCCATTGAACATCTGGCGGCTGATCGCATAATCGAGGCGACCCGGTCCGTTGTTTGATATGATGAAGTCCTGAGATGATTGTCCATCGGTTTCCAGTGTTTCGCTGATCGATGTTTCCGGCAGGAAAATATCGGGTGCATAAATGTGCAGATTAACCGAAATATCACCGCTGGATAAATCAGGATCATTGCTGGTAAAGGTAATCTCGCCGGTATGATCCCCCGGAGTCAGACCTTCGGTAACGATTTCCACGGGAAGTATCAGGCTGTCACCGATATCGATATTATGCTGATCACGATCGAAATCGATCCAGCTGTCGGTGGAATTGAACATGATTCTCAGCAGGGCGGACCCGTTATTATATATTTTCAGATATTTCTGATCGGTATCTCCCGGCTGGAGTGAATCTCTAATGTCATCAGGCGTGTAAGACAGCTCGGGTTCACCCCCGGTACCCTCACCATATCCGGTAATAATTATATCATCGATATTCCAGCCGCAATAAACCTGCGAACCATCGGTCGGCCCGATTCCGAACCGGATACGGAAATCGGGATTACTGTCGGCGTAAGCGGCCACATCATAAACCTGTTCGCTCCATGACGATTCATCCATAGTCCCGGAATTCTGAAAGAGAGTCGTCCATGAGGTGCCGTCGTACACATCGAAATAAGCATGGTCATAACTGCTGCTTTCGACACCCAGCCAGCGGTAGAAGCTGATTCCCACATTGCTGAAATTGGAGCAATCGATATAGGGCGAAGTTATCCAGTAGGTGGTGCTGAGACCGCTGCTATAGGCACCGTCCACGGCTGTCAGATCATTGCCCATCAGGTAATTGTCAGATGTCGGAGTATGATCCGAGGCGGGGTCACCGGTGCCGTTGCCGCCGGTTCCTCCGGTGGCGGGTCCGATCTGCCATTCGCCGGAGCCGCCCAGCCCGGACCAACCCTGTTCAAAAGAGAAATCCTCATAAAAAACCTGGGTTCTGGTACCGATGAAATAGTTGAAATTGAGCTGTTCGGAATAACCCCCATCGGCAGTGACATCCAGGGTTAAATCAAAATATCGATAGTTTGATGATTCTTCTGAAATAATAAACTCATACTGAACGGTTGAGATAGCTGTCCCGCCTTCGGCCGTGATGGTCGGGAAGGTCGAGCTGTTCTGGGTGACTGAAACATCGGGATCGGTGGTGGAGAGAATGCCAAGCGTATTATAGGCATTACCGCCGCCATTATTTTTCAAGGTAATATTCAAGGAAACCGTGTCTCCCGGACCAGCCTCGGGTCCGTTGTGGCTTTGAAAAACCAGAACCGGATCATCGCTGAGAGGTTGCAGAGCGACATCGAGCCGGACAGCGTGATTGTCGGTAACGGTAACATTATTTTCCGTGTGGGTCACATAACCCGGAGCGCTGATTTCGACCGTATAGGTTCCAGCCTCGATCATCCGGTGATAGTCGCCGACATCGGGATCGGTTTTAACCTGGGAAT encodes the following:
- a CDS encoding carboxypeptidase regulatory-like domain-containing protein, whose amino-acid sequence is MKHLFLLSFIALVFILAPLAAVSSEAYFKFTIDSREELGKITKLISIDNVEGNTVFAYANERQFQDFRDLGYSITVLPHPGTLIEPEMAVSKDDIKAWDSYPTYTAYVDMMYEFESDFPGLCEIVNAGQTVEGRDILFARISDNLGSEEDEPEVMFTSTMHGNETTGYILMLRLIDSLLNAYGTDSLVTRLVDSCEIWINPLANPDGTYAGGNSSVSGATRYNANGVDINRNFPDPQDGDHPDGYPWQPETIVMMNLAEANKFVISANFHGGAEVVNYPWDTWSTLHADNQWYIDVSQAYADTVHAYSSGYMDGFNDGITNGYAWYEVDGGRQDYMNWWHGCREVTIELSTTMLLPGSQLPAHWIYNRSSFLNWFENGLNGIRGIITDAVTSLPLDATITIVGHDFDNSQVKTDPDVGDYHRMIEAGTYTVEISAPGYVTHTENNVTVTDNHAVRLDVALQPLSDDPVLVFQSHNGPEAGPGDTVSLNITLKNNGGGNAYNTLGILSTTDPDVSVTQNSSTFPTITAEGGTAISTVQYEFIISEESSNYRYFDLTLDVTADGGYSEQLNFNYFIGTRTQVFYEDFSFEQGWSGLGGSGEWQIGPATGGTGGNGTGDPASDHTPTSDNYLMGNDLTAVDGAYSSGLSTTYWITSPYIDCSNFSNVGISFYRWLGVESSSYDHAYFDVYDGTSWTTLFQNSGTMDESSWSEQVYDVAAYADSNPDFRIRFGIGPTDGSQVYCGWNIDDIIITGYGEGTGGEPELSYTPDDIRDSLQPGDTDQKYLKIYNNGSALLRIMFNSTDSWIDFDRDQHNIDIGDSLILPVEIVTEGLTPGDHTGEITFTSNDPDLSSGDISVNLHIYAPDIFLPETSISETLETDGQSSQDFIISNNGPGRLDYAISRQMFNGKAVTLPISSLNPEPIGYRPVDRDESGSNEPFFGGVDKSAGGPDTWGYSWVDSDDPAGPDFGWIDISTVGTEVSGLGDDDTTGAIVIGFDFPFYENSYSSIYIGSNGILSFDSGVRTRTNVAIPNSATPNNYIAMWWDDLDPRQGGNIYYYYDASEARFVVSFVSIRNYTSSGGTGSLTFQAILYPNGRLLLQYLTMDPGSDADGLSGATIGIENDAGDDGLQVVYNAAYMHDNLAVSLGAAGWLNISSASGSVDPYASDTIAVSFDAADLNEGEYTGQLTIVSNDPDLPTQNVPVTLTVENQLAPPPAPTPVYPADGAEEVALPIAFDWDDLSGVDNYALQIDSNISFTEPVKEISMSVSTYEVSDLLEGTTYYWRVQAHNAAGWGEWSTARSFATELAFICGDVNQSGGVNILDATYLINYLYLSGPAPVPQASGDVNNSGSINILDVTYLINYLYKSGPQPVCP